The genomic DNA CTGCAGCGCTCCGGTAAGATCAGACAAACCCCTTCTGGCTCCGCCCCTCTGATGCTCCACCAATGACTCCGCCCCTCTGATGCCCCGCCCCtctggctccgccccctccaGGTCCGCTGGCCATGGACTCGTTCAACAACCAGCTGACCCGGGTCCAGAAGAACTACCGTCTGGAGGGCAGCGTGACGGTCTGGTCCGACTTCCTGCGGCTCCACCTGCACCCCCACTCCGTTGCCGTCATCCACCAGTTCAACCATGACGGGTAAACCGTGTCAccactgggaacactgggagcGTCAATGTCTGGATTTAGCAGTTATTAATGGTCAGATGTGCCGTCTGTCCGCTGATGGAACTGAATCAGATGCTTGATTTTCCAGCGAGGCTCATCGCCTGGAGACCTTCGGCCAGGGAGAGTCcgtcctgcagggggcgctgctggACGAGCTGGAGGACAGGCTGCACTTCTTCGTGGAGGAATGCGATTACCTGcaggttcctcctcttcctctccttcgtcctcttcctcctcctcgtctttcTCACTGGCCTCGTGTCTCTCAGGGTTTCCAGGTTTTGTGTGACCTGGAGGACGGGTTCGCGGGCCTGGGGTCAAAGGTTACGGAGCTGCTGCAGGATTCCTACGGTGGGCGGGGCATCCTGACGTGGGGCGTGGCTCCGGTTGTCCACCGGGACTCGGTGAGTGGCTCTGATTGGCCGATCAGAGCCAGTCAGAAGCTCTGTGTGTTAACCAGGTTCTGCTCTGACCCAGACTCCAGCCAGGGACCAGTACCATCTGCTGAATGCCGCGCTGGGCACCGTCAACATGGCCGCCCACAGCTCGCTGTTCTGCCCGCTGACGCTGCGGGGGGGGCTGGGCAGGCGGCCGCCGCCCCCACCACTCTTCCCTCTGCTGTCCTTCGATGTGAGTGAGCCGGCCCGGCGCTGGCGGCCCTTGGGGCCCCACCCTAGGGGCCCTTCATTTATCCACTAAAGGTCCAGGTGATCTATTGAGAACTGATCCGGTTCTTTCCATCTGACTCGGATGCAACCGCTTTAATGCAACTCCCATCTGtttgcctagtcaaagtctggttggctggtgaggtgtgaatgctaattgacctctgacctctggtcctccaaagtgaactctggttcagtttcaTATCTGAatgccaagtggaccagagaccgctccaaaagcaggaagtgaactacagcgcaaggcattctgggtaaatcctaccaaagctaacatgttagcctagcgctagcagcagaaatgtctcctggtcttcagccaaagactaaagagaaatcctccaacactaaaatctgacgcctccatcttgtttccatctggtgaagaaggaagttgctctcagtgtcttcagaggtttttgtgtggtttccttcagtggttgttggtgcagcgcccccacaggccaggaggggaacaggttggtttgggtcagaaccacagcagctggtggagttctggttccagtagaaacGAGTTGGATGGATAATAGAATGAAGAGTTTTTCCTCtacactgtcgccacatgcatgATTGTATCATTTGTCGTTACTTGGTGCTTTTACAGATGTATGCGAAAACACAAGATTatactaattattatttctgctgtaaataTCCTGACACTCAATTCTTTATTATTGGTTTCTAATAGTTCctctgtcagattatttcacctgttGGATATTTTCCCATGTTAGAAGTGAAAAAGCTTCGAGTGTTTTTGCTGCATTATGTCCACATAAACAAACCTTGTGTCCTGCTGCAGCCCTCCCTCTGGTATCACTCCAGCGCCCTCTTGGCTCTGGCCCTGGACGCCCTCACCGTGCCCTACCGGCTCAGGAACAACGGCGCCCCCATGTGGCAGGTGGCGGATTCGCTGGCCGTGTCTGGGAGGAAGGTAGGCTCCTCCTCAtcagagtgaaataaaaaatctgagtgATGAAGCCTCCGGCGTGTCGGTGACCGGGCGCTGCTCCTCCCAGGTTGTGGCCGCTTACGGCGCTGTCCCGTTTCCCATGATGCCCGGCGGCTCCCTCCCCGACGCCCTGAGAGCCTGTGCTGACGCATTGCCATGGAAACCTCTGTCTGCTTGCCCCGAGGCGGCAGGGGGTCGATGCTACGGACAGTGGAGCACGCTCAGAGGCTACGAGGACCAGAAGCTcatcaggtcagaggtcatcctcAGAGAATTGACATTTGTCAACATAAACAACTATGCAGAGAACTAAAAACTCACTCCGTTTTCTGGCTCCCCGTGCCGGACACGCCCCAAACACCAGTTGGCATGGCAAccgactgacaacagctccacacacagatgtttgtttacatttgtgattaTTGATTAGTGATCGTGTGAACATTAGCGATGCAGATTAGACAACTGGTGATCCGTCAGTTGGTAACGGAGCTTCATGTGAAGGTTTTCAACGTAAAGctcaatatttgtttaattaatccTTTTACATAGTAATGTTGACAATTACTAGCTAAACATTGCGTCTGATTGTCACATGGTGGTCACCTGACCTCCCACCTGAGCTAATGTCTTCCTCTGCCACCGTCACGGTTTTACTTTTAGCTTTCAGattctcagattttttatttcagtttttctgtcaaCTTCATCCAGAAACACCTCCAGCTGTTGATCAATTATGTTATTAATGCTAACTAACCCAGATTAACTCAGATTAACTCAGATTAACTCTGGTCTCCAGCGTCTCTGACTCAGCTGTCgtttctcctccagctgcctCTCTCCAGGAATTGAACCACCGTCTCCTCTGCATGGCCTCCTCAGCGGGGAGGACGTCCTGTCCGCCTACGTTTCCTCCTTCTACCCCTCAGCTCCTCTGTGAGTCtcctgctgccccctgctggtgttCTGTTGTAACTAGCCGTAGTCTTCATCATCGGTCTTCCTCCGCAGGGCGCTGCAGCTGGTCTCCGCCTCCAGTAAACTGACTCCGCCCTTCCCTCAGATCTTCAGCCCGGCGCTGGACGCCCAGGGCTTCATGCGAGGCGGGGCGTCCCCTGCAGGCGGTGAGTGTCCCGTTCCTTCGTCGGTGTGGACGCCGTCTCCGTGTCTGAACCGTCTGTCCTCTGCAGCGCCGGCGGTCTCGTCCGTCCCCATCCTGACGTCGCTGCAGTCCGGGACCGCCCTGCACCCGTTTCTATCTGAGCTGCAGCGCGCCGCCACCACTTTCGACGTGCGCCGCCGGGCCCCCAGCTTCCTGTCCCAGGGGCCTGAGATGGCGGACTACCAGGAGGCACTGGAGGAGCTGTGCCTTCTGGGCCGCTGTTACCATGACGACAGCGGCGGCACCACGCGCTCGTCCTCTGAGGACGACGACTGAGGAGCGCGCTCTGATTGGTGAAGGTCCTCCATGGAGGCCGCAGCTTGGATCAGAACCGGTCCAGACGGGTCGCCTTCCTGCATGTCCTACAGGACCAGAGAGACGGACCCGGCTCCACCTAGCAACAATCGTCTGAACGGACCGGACCTGGACGTCTGCTGGTTTGAATGAAATAATGAGCTGGAAAGATTCAGCATGAAGTTCAGGGAAGAACCAGATGAAGATTAAATGTACAGATTAAGAGCAGAGAAAGGTTGTTGATCCCGCCTTCACTCTGATTGGACAGACGGTTCTAACCGTCCAATCAGAGGCTGGAAGGATCAGCAGGTTGCAGCAGagaataaacatgtaaaattattgaataaaatgaataaatctggaTCGGTTTTCCAGGATCCACTCTGGATTTATCCAATTGGTCAGTTTCCTGCTTCATTCTGATTGGTCCTCAGCTGCTTTACCTGAACAGGCCCACAAACACCTTGATGAGTTTACTGCTCAGCTCCAGGTTAGCTAAACCAGGCTAACCTGTTCAACCTGAGTTTAGGGAAGCTGGCTTTTGAGTCATAAAGGTTACCATGGTAACCTTTAACCTCAGGATAACCTTCTGCACCAGAGGGGGCGCTGTAAATCACTTTTCTGGTGTTTATTTTACTG from Gambusia affinis linkage group LG14, SWU_Gaff_1.0, whole genome shotgun sequence includes the following:
- the msto1 gene encoding protein misato homolog 1, translating into MTGVSREVITLQLGHYSNFVGTHWWNLQDASLCYDPGSAPPEVQSDSVFREGQTPGGSVTYTPRLIAMDLKGSLRTLRQEGSLYDPGGAAVAAATWTGSVTVHKHSQPEKNCFLEDLERLDKGQILAEAEFCSASQLQRSGPLAMDSFNNQLTRVQKNYRLEGSVTVWSDFLRLHLHPHSVAVIHQFNHDGEAHRLETFGQGESVLQGALLDELEDRLHFFVEECDYLQGFQVLCDLEDGFAGLGSKVTELLQDSYGGRGILTWGVAPVVHRDSTPARDQYHLLNAALGTVNMAAHSSLFCPLTLRGGLGRRPPPPPLFPLLSFDPSLWYHSSALLALALDALTVPYRLRNNGAPMWQVADSLAVSGRKVVAAYGAVPFPMMPGGSLPDALRACADALPWKPLSACPEAAGGRCYGQWSTLRGYEDQKLISCLSPGIEPPSPLHGLLSGEDVLSAYVSSFYPSAPLALQLVSASSKLTPPFPQIFSPALDAQGFMRGGASPAGAPAVSSVPILTSLQSGTALHPFLSELQRAATTFDVRRRAPSFLSQGPEMADYQEALEELCLLGRCYHDDSGGTTRSSSEDDD